The Vibrio nitrifigilis genome window below encodes:
- a CDS encoding AraC family transcriptional regulator, translating to MNDSQQTKNATQRLASLIQKWTENTNQFDTGIKGLRLSHWTSPTPPTSYTHKASICLIANGKKRVILGEDTFIYDTNHFLISSVDLPVIANIIEASEESPYLGIIMELDLPEISALITESQLSFSKHQKAEKGIAIGELSDSLLDAFVRLLSLLDEEENIAILAPIIKREIFYRLLSSEQGSRLNQIVTFGSHSHQISKAINWLKKNFVQPLSVSELASNCGMSKSAFYTHFRSMTSMTPLQFQKTLRLSEARRLMLTENLDAMSTTFKVGYESPSQFSREYSRQFGAPPAKDIKALRAEDTL from the coding sequence ATGAACGATTCGCAGCAAACTAAAAATGCCACTCAGCGCTTAGCAAGTCTCATTCAAAAGTGGACAGAGAATACTAATCAGTTTGATACGGGTATTAAAGGTTTACGATTAAGTCACTGGACGTCACCGACACCGCCGACTAGCTATACCCATAAAGCGTCAATTTGCTTGATCGCTAATGGCAAGAAACGTGTGATCTTGGGAGAAGATACGTTTATTTATGATACTAACCATTTTTTGATCTCTTCTGTGGATTTACCCGTCATTGCCAATATTATCGAAGCGTCTGAAGAATCGCCTTACTTAGGCATCATCATGGAGTTAGACCTGCCAGAAATATCGGCGTTGATTACTGAAAGTCAACTCAGCTTTTCCAAACATCAAAAGGCCGAAAAAGGCATCGCTATTGGTGAACTTTCAGATTCCCTACTTGATGCTTTCGTTAGGCTCTTATCACTATTAGATGAAGAAGAAAATATCGCTATTCTAGCTCCAATAATTAAACGTGAAATTTTTTATCGACTGCTTTCCTCAGAACAAGGCAGTCGTCTCAACCAAATAGTGACATTCGGCAGCCATAGCCATCAAATATCCAAAGCTATCAATTGGTTGAAAAAGAATTTTGTCCAACCTCTCAGTGTCAGCGAATTAGCATCCAATTGTGGAATGAGTAAATCAGCTTTTTACACCCACTTTCGCTCGATGACATCGATGACGCCACTCCAGTTCCAAAAGACATTACGCCTTAGTGAAGCAAGACGTTTAATGTTGACGGAAAATCTGGATGCCATGTCCACCACATTTAAAGTTGGCTATGAAAGTCCATCACAGTTTAGCCGTGAATATAGCCGTCAATTTGGTGCGCCACCAGCAAAAGACATCAAAGCATTACGCGCTGAAGATACGTTGTAA
- a CDS encoding aldo/keto reductase: protein MEYTTLNNNLKMPMAGFGVFQVTDKEECKQSVLSAIRAGYRLIDTAAVYGNEDAVGDAVREAIAEGVCTRDELFITSKLWVQDMANYDMAKAGIESSLQKAGLDYFDLYLLHQAMGDYFSAWRALEDAYEEGKLKSIGVSNFYAHVLANFCETVKVTPMVNQVELHPYFAQPEAVETMKYYNVQPEAWAPLGGGRHQPFEDKMLLSIAAQHGKSVAQVILRWNMQRGVTVIPKSTHNERIKQNFDIWDFELSSAEMEQINTLDLGYVGEAVKHFNPQFVRGCLGVKIHD from the coding sequence ATGGAATATACAACATTAAATAACAACCTTAAAATGCCGATGGCTGGATTTGGCGTTTTTCAAGTCACCGATAAAGAAGAGTGCAAACAATCGGTTCTGAGTGCGATTCGTGCTGGATACCGTCTTATCGATACTGCTGCTGTTTATGGAAATGAAGACGCGGTTGGCGATGCCGTACGCGAAGCGATTGCCGAAGGAGTTTGCACCCGTGACGAGTTATTTATCACCTCAAAACTGTGGGTGCAAGATATGGCCAATTACGATATGGCCAAAGCAGGGATTGAATCATCCCTTCAAAAAGCAGGCTTGGACTACTTTGATTTATATCTACTTCACCAAGCAATGGGAGATTACTTTAGTGCATGGCGTGCACTTGAAGACGCGTATGAGGAAGGCAAATTAAAGTCTATTGGTGTCTCAAATTTCTACGCTCATGTACTCGCTAATTTCTGTGAAACCGTAAAAGTCACACCTATGGTCAATCAGGTGGAACTACACCCATATTTTGCTCAACCTGAAGCAGTTGAAACGATGAAATATTATAACGTTCAACCTGAAGCATGGGCACCGTTGGGGGGCGGACGTCATCAGCCATTTGAAGATAAAATGTTGCTCAGCATTGCTGCACAACATGGTAAGAGTGTTGCTCAAGTTATCTTACGCTGGAATATGCAACGAGGCGTAACAGTGATTCCGAAATCTACGCACAATGAACGCATCAAACAGAATTTTGATATTTGGGATTTCGAATTATCAAGCGCCGAAATGGAACAAATTAATACGTTAGATTTGGGTTATGTGGGAGAAGCCGTAAAACACTTTAATCCGCAATTTGTTCGTGGTTGTTTAGGCGTAAAAATTCACGATTAG
- a CDS encoding MFS transporter, translating to MNNQTTPFSFISAALSLMATYFTAATAIPLYGVYQTEDHISYLGLSLSSVVYFLGAVIALVLLGRLSNFLGRKVVSITALLLAALSLIFFINLHSTYQLIGGRLLQGLSCGLATTALAAWVADHAKSVPSWVAPAVISCGPMTGLTFGGLGSGVIFDAGVLPRQLPFLIAFIILVVCLLMSIRAQETMHKRPGAISSLKPNFRLPQTARQAFPIAACTFICTWALGGFFQAFGPAMAREQLHSNSAIAAACVFAAIMAPSSIGASIASKMSASKAQRYGMLLFTLCVIAILFSLHQGSLLPFLIASVLAGITQGLVLSGSIQTMIQGLLAEERANVLSVIYTTSYIGAAVPTYIAGRFSQHYHLLQVACGYGVLALFGSITVLITWYRTKKPKTQVMT from the coding sequence TTGAACAATCAAACAACCCCTTTTTCTTTTATCAGTGCTGCATTGTCGTTAATGGCTACGTACTTTACGGCAGCCACTGCTATTCCGTTATATGGTGTGTATCAAACCGAAGACCACATTAGTTACTTAGGTTTATCCCTTAGTTCTGTGGTGTATTTTCTAGGGGCAGTGATTGCGCTGGTATTACTTGGACGTTTGTCCAATTTTTTAGGGAGAAAAGTTGTATCGATCACCGCACTGCTACTCGCTGCTTTATCGCTTATTTTCTTCATTAACTTACATTCAACTTACCAACTTATTGGCGGTCGTTTACTACAAGGGCTATCTTGTGGCCTAGCAACAACTGCATTAGCAGCATGGGTCGCCGACCATGCTAAATCAGTACCTAGCTGGGTTGCACCAGCGGTAATCAGTTGTGGGCCAATGACTGGGCTCACCTTCGGTGGATTAGGATCGGGAGTGATATTTGATGCTGGTGTCCTCCCACGTCAATTACCTTTTCTTATCGCGTTTATCATTCTAGTCGTGTGTTTATTAATGAGCATTCGAGCCCAAGAAACAATGCACAAACGGCCAGGTGCGATTTCCTCTCTTAAACCAAACTTTAGATTACCCCAAACAGCACGACAGGCATTTCCTATTGCAGCGTGTACCTTTATTTGCACTTGGGCGCTTGGCGGTTTCTTTCAAGCTTTCGGTCCTGCTATGGCGCGAGAGCAACTGCATTCCAATAGCGCAATTGCCGCTGCATGTGTGTTTGCAGCTATCATGGCACCCAGCTCAATTGGGGCCTCTATTGCCAGTAAGATGTCAGCCTCTAAAGCGCAACGGTATGGCATGTTGCTATTTACGCTTTGCGTTATTGCCATTTTGTTTTCACTACACCAAGGGTCGTTACTACCATTTTTAATTGCCAGTGTGCTGGCAGGTATTACACAAGGGTTAGTCTTATCTGGCAGTATCCAGACCATGATTCAAGGATTATTAGCGGAAGAACGGGCAAATGTACTCTCGGTAATTTACACCACTTCATACATAGGTGCTGCTGTTCCTACTTACATCGCGGGACGCTTCTCGCAACACTATCATTTATTACAAGTAGCATGTGGATATGGGGTTCTTGCTTTATTTGGTTCAATCACCGTACTGATCACATGGTACCGTACCAAAAAACCAAAGACGCAAGTAATGACCTAA
- a CDS encoding chromate transporter: protein MLYLDIFLAFFIPNIVGYGGGPAIIPLIEDQVVGHYHWMTTGQFSEVLALGNALPSPIATKMSGYIGYQIAGAPGAAIALIATVAPTLIIMIVALSVLYKFRNSPKVKAMSQWVLPVVTVLMAALTYKLFAQAFTEFPIHFVILFVASAFALNRFKIHPTLVIAFSLAYGAILM from the coding sequence ATGCTTTATCTTGATATTTTTCTCGCCTTTTTTATTCCCAATATTGTGGGTTATGGCGGCGGACCGGCGATAATTCCACTCATTGAAGATCAAGTGGTGGGCCATTATCACTGGATGACAACCGGACAATTTTCTGAAGTGTTAGCATTGGGCAATGCCCTACCAAGCCCAATAGCGACGAAGATGTCTGGTTACATCGGCTACCAAATTGCCGGTGCTCCGGGCGCTGCCATCGCGCTGATTGCAACGGTCGCCCCAACGTTGATCATTATGATTGTCGCTCTCAGTGTCCTGTACAAATTTCGTAATTCACCCAAAGTGAAAGCCATGAGCCAATGGGTACTGCCAGTTGTCACGGTTCTGATGGCCGCCCTTACCTATAAACTGTTTGCCCAAGCCTTCACTGAATTTCCGATCCACTTTGTGATTCTATTTGTTGCATCAGCATTTGCGCTTAACCGCTTTAAAATACACCCAACATTGGTTATTGCTTTTAGCCTAGCCTATGGCGCTATCTTGATGTAA
- a CDS encoding chromate transporter — protein MKNWIDLFLAFFRIGIFGFGGGPTMIPLVHAEVVNRYKWMDDDEFSNVLAIGNTLPGPIATKMAGYIGYKVGGYVGMLLAVISVMVPLVIVMIAGLSLLNQYRDKPWVAGMAHGVVPVVTWMLTKLTWDFFKKGYKAIGIIATCIMCVVAFVLIDLLHIHPGLVIAAILLAALFKPSPRLKPSETES, from the coding sequence ATGAAAAACTGGATCGATCTGTTCCTCGCCTTTTTCCGGATTGGCATATTCGGATTTGGTGGAGGCCCTACTATGATTCCATTAGTACACGCCGAAGTCGTGAATCGCTATAAGTGGATGGACGACGATGAATTTTCGAACGTGCTGGCAATTGGTAACACCTTACCCGGCCCAATCGCGACTAAAATGGCCGGCTACATCGGTTATAAGGTGGGTGGATATGTGGGCATGTTATTGGCGGTGATCTCCGTTATGGTTCCTCTCGTGATTGTGATGATTGCTGGCCTATCATTACTGAATCAATACCGCGATAAACCTTGGGTGGCAGGCATGGCTCATGGCGTCGTCCCTGTTGTAACGTGGATGCTAACCAAACTGACCTGGGATTTTTTCAAAAAAGGCTACAAAGCGATCGGTATCATCGCTACCTGCATTATGTGTGTAGTAGCCTTTGTCCTCATTGATTTACTTCATATCCACCCAGGACTCGTGATTGCAGCCATCCTATTGGCGGCATTATTCAAACCATCCCCGAGATTAAAACCTTCAGAAACGGAATCATAA
- a CDS encoding GntR family transcriptional regulator, which yields MSEENTTLTTSEMIYQALKKDIINGIYPSGEKIKLESIKERYNVSYSPLREALSRLAESQLLINSGQRGFRVPEMSQADFEDITNTRIKLECMALEMAIEKGDLKWESEIVAAYHLLSQQEKRVHEQGDISPQSRDDLDKAHEDFHQALLSGSQSNWLLFFVKSLNAQFDRYRRYSATFQFSANTSVEYHRRLKELVIERNKEEAMTVLAEHIRHSAKAIVA from the coding sequence ATGAGTGAGGAAAATACAACACTAACTACCTCAGAAATGATCTATCAAGCCCTCAAAAAAGACATCATTAATGGGATATATCCCAGCGGGGAAAAAATTAAGCTTGAGTCGATCAAAGAACGTTATAACGTGAGCTATAGCCCTTTGCGTGAAGCCTTATCACGCTTAGCAGAAAGCCAATTATTGATTAACTCAGGCCAGCGAGGATTTCGTGTTCCTGAAATGTCTCAAGCTGACTTTGAAGACATCACAAACACGCGAATTAAACTCGAATGCATGGCGTTAGAGATGGCAATTGAGAAAGGTGATTTAAAGTGGGAAAGTGAGATCGTTGCTGCTTATCATTTGCTCTCACAACAAGAAAAAAGAGTCCATGAACAAGGTGATATTTCACCACAAAGCCGCGATGATCTGGATAAAGCCCATGAAGATTTTCATCAAGCCCTGCTCTCTGGTTCGCAATCTAACTGGTTGTTATTTTTTGTGAAAAGCCTTAATGCACAATTTGACCGATATCGCCGCTACAGTGCGACCTTTCAATTTAGTGCCAATACCAGCGTAGAGTATCACCGCCGTCTAAAAGAACTGGTTATCGAACGTAACAAAGAAGAAGCAATGACCGTATTGGCAGAACATATTCGTCATTCCGCCAAAGCGATTGTCGCTTAA
- a CDS encoding ABC transporter ATP-binding protein: MDQEPLLDVQDLYLSVQTHQGQAHILDGVSFSLRKGKVTCLVGESGCGKSVTSLTIMGLQHPLVKAKNKGLSAQGRIMFQQQNLLEYSDEQMETLRGNQIAMVFQEPMTSLNPVHTIGEQLSEAVRTHHAELSEQEIEAKVLSTLEKVQISGAGRLDEYPFQLSGGMRQRVMIAMALINDPKLLIADEPTTALDVTVQAQILKLVKELQQEHDASILFITHDLGVVAEVADDVVVMYGGHVVESGPVEEVFRDPQHPYLIGLLNSIPRIGEKKAELETISGMVPPVTNMPQGCRFNTRCPFANEQCQKKPPQHDHQNGHQSHCWFTPLESHFSVEDEYARSLEATHAC; encoded by the coding sequence ATGGATCAGGAGCCGCTACTTGATGTTCAAGACCTGTACTTGAGTGTGCAAACACATCAGGGACAGGCACATATTTTAGATGGAGTGAGCTTTTCCTTACGAAAAGGGAAGGTGACGTGCCTCGTTGGTGAAAGTGGATGCGGTAAAAGCGTGACATCATTGACGATCATGGGGCTACAACATCCTTTAGTGAAAGCCAAAAATAAAGGGTTGTCGGCACAAGGCAGAATCATGTTTCAGCAGCAAAACCTGCTGGAATACAGTGATGAGCAGATGGAAACATTACGTGGCAATCAAATTGCGATGGTGTTTCAAGAACCAATGACATCCCTTAACCCTGTTCATACGATCGGTGAGCAATTATCCGAAGCGGTTCGCACTCATCATGCCGAACTTTCTGAGCAAGAGATCGAAGCAAAGGTGCTCAGTACGCTAGAAAAAGTACAAATTTCTGGTGCTGGACGTCTGGATGAATACCCGTTTCAGTTATCGGGAGGAATGCGTCAACGCGTTATGATCGCGATGGCACTCATTAATGACCCTAAATTGTTGATTGCCGATGAGCCTACCACCGCACTAGATGTGACCGTTCAAGCGCAAATTCTTAAACTCGTCAAAGAGTTGCAGCAAGAGCATGATGCGTCGATTCTCTTTATTACGCATGACTTAGGCGTTGTGGCCGAAGTGGCCGATGATGTTGTCGTGATGTATGGCGGCCATGTGGTCGAAAGTGGCCCGGTAGAAGAGGTTTTTCGCGATCCGCAGCATCCTTATCTTATCGGTTTACTCAATTCCATTCCTCGTATTGGTGAAAAGAAAGCCGAGTTGGAAACGATATCTGGCATGGTACCTCCTGTCACGAACATGCCGCAAGGTTGTCGGTTCAATACGCGTTGCCCGTTTGCTAACGAGCAGTGCCAGAAAAAGCCACCCCAGCATGATCATCAAAATGGTCATCAAAGCCACTGTTGGTTTACCCCACTAGAAAGCCATTTTTCGGTTGAAGATGAATACGCTCGCTCATTGGAGGCAACTCATGCCTGCTAA
- a CDS encoding ABC transporter ATP-binding protein, with protein sequence MPAKSILTAKKLEKHFPSSDGTTVHAVNGVSFDVYEGETLAIVGESGCGKSTLGRMLLRLHEPSAGDVLYKGESLRALKSKEMRSLRKELQMIFQDPFASLNPRMTVYKTLSEPLKLHQSLHGKALEQAVFDLLELVGLSTFHANSYPQEFSGGQRQRIAIARALATKPTLIVGDEPVSALDVSVQAQVINLMNDLKAKFGLTMILISHDLSVIEHMADRVIVMYLGQIVEIGTTEQVFNRPKHPYTQALLSSIPHPVPGFKQLKTLEGELPNPKNLPQGCYFRSRCKFAGIRCEQEHPRCDIEINADHHVACFQYQQVPEFIPVKLEEHESHDYQLRQKIYRQFSEAKLAAES encoded by the coding sequence ATGCCTGCTAAATCTATTTTAACCGCCAAAAAGTTAGAGAAACACTTTCCTAGTTCTGATGGTACGACGGTTCATGCAGTGAATGGTGTGAGTTTCGACGTGTATGAAGGGGAAACCTTAGCGATTGTCGGTGAATCGGGTTGTGGTAAATCGACGTTGGGGCGAATGCTACTCAGGTTACATGAACCAAGTGCTGGCGATGTTTTGTATAAAGGTGAGAGCCTGCGGGCACTTAAAAGCAAAGAGATGCGGAGTTTGCGCAAAGAGCTGCAAATGATTTTCCAAGATCCGTTTGCGTCATTAAACCCGCGTATGACGGTGTACAAAACGCTGTCTGAGCCACTTAAGTTACATCAATCATTGCATGGTAAAGCATTAGAGCAAGCGGTATTTGATTTGCTCGAATTGGTCGGATTATCAACGTTTCACGCCAATAGTTATCCGCAAGAATTCAGTGGGGGTCAGCGCCAGCGGATCGCTATTGCACGCGCCTTAGCCACTAAGCCAACGTTAATTGTGGGGGATGAGCCTGTTTCAGCATTGGATGTGTCTGTTCAAGCTCAGGTCATTAATTTAATGAATGATCTGAAGGCCAAGTTTGGTCTCACTATGATTTTGATTTCGCACGATTTATCCGTCATTGAACATATGGCCGATCGTGTCATTGTGATGTATTTGGGACAAATCGTAGAAATTGGTACAACAGAACAGGTGTTTAATCGTCCGAAGCATCCTTATACGCAAGCGTTGTTATCATCGATTCCTCATCCTGTGCCTGGGTTTAAGCAGCTAAAAACCTTAGAAGGTGAACTGCCTAATCCAAAGAATCTTCCTCAAGGGTGTTATTTCCGTTCTCGCTGCAAATTTGCTGGTATTCGCTGCGAGCAGGAGCATCCGCGTTGTGATATCGAGATCAATGCAGACCATCATGTCGCCTGTTTTCAATATCAGCAGGTACCGGAGTTTATCCCAGTGAAGCTCGAAGAACATGAATCTCATGATTATCAACTAAGACAGAAAATTTATCGGCAATTTTCCGAAGCCAAACTTGCGGCCGAATCGTAA
- a CDS encoding ABC transporter substrate-binding protein, with protein MKMKNLSLLLLAVMAPLSSAYAKDLTIGINSDPDALDPDTSSTMVGREVYTSLFDKLVDIDQQLNIIPMLATSWGWVDHNKALVMKLRQDVKFQDGTPFNAEAVKFNIDRSMNLKGSRRKGELSVVKNVEVVDEYTVKINLKKPFIPLLAALADRAGMMVSPTAVKKEGKNFAQHPVGTGPYKFESRVAQDRIVLDKFDGYWDASHYHFDKVTFRPLPDSTIRLANLESGQLDIAERIAPTDIAKVKSNNKLKLVEATSIGYNGIIFNLGYGVNKDKDMAVKNPLVREAFEYAIDRNVINQVVFANQYIVDNQWVSTESDYHADGLPVPTRDVAKAKALLKKAGYDKGVSIELMIANTSEATQIGQVIQAMAGEAGINVKLKTMEFATSLQVENKGDYEAYILGWSGRVDPDGNIYSFYGEGAPLNENGFHDKEVQGLLDAARTEQDVEKRKADYAKAMKRVAELRPWLYLYHPKWQWAVSSDIKHFAPFGDGMPRLRDVQ; from the coding sequence ATGAAAATGAAGAACTTGAGCCTATTGCTCTTAGCAGTGATGGCTCCACTAAGCAGTGCCTACGCAAAGGATCTGACTATAGGCATTAACTCTGATCCCGATGCGCTTGACCCAGATACCAGCAGTACCATGGTGGGCCGTGAAGTGTATACCTCTCTATTTGATAAGTTGGTTGATATCGACCAGCAACTCAACATTATTCCAATGCTCGCGACCAGTTGGGGCTGGGTGGATCACAACAAAGCGCTAGTGATGAAATTGCGTCAAGACGTAAAATTTCAGGATGGCACGCCATTTAATGCCGAAGCGGTTAAATTCAACATTGATCGTTCTATGAACCTAAAAGGCTCACGTCGTAAAGGTGAACTGAGTGTGGTTAAAAATGTGGAAGTGGTGGATGAATACACGGTCAAAATCAATCTGAAAAAACCGTTTATCCCATTGCTAGCAGCTCTAGCCGATCGTGCTGGTATGATGGTTTCACCAACGGCTGTGAAAAAAGAGGGCAAAAATTTTGCTCAACATCCGGTGGGAACTGGGCCTTATAAATTTGAATCTCGCGTTGCTCAAGACCGTATTGTCTTAGACAAATTTGACGGCTACTGGGATGCATCACATTACCACTTCGACAAAGTGACATTTCGTCCATTACCCGATTCTACTATTCGTTTAGCCAACCTCGAATCTGGACAGTTAGACATCGCGGAACGTATTGCGCCAACAGATATTGCCAAAGTAAAAAGCAACAACAAGCTGAAATTAGTTGAAGCAACCAGTATCGGTTACAACGGCATTATTTTTAACCTTGGATACGGTGTCAACAAAGATAAAGACATGGCGGTTAAAAATCCGCTGGTGCGTGAAGCGTTTGAATATGCCATTGATCGTAATGTCATTAATCAAGTGGTGTTTGCTAACCAATATATTGTTGATAACCAATGGGTAAGTACCGAAAGTGACTATCATGCGGATGGATTACCTGTGCCGACCCGTGATGTGGCTAAGGCCAAAGCACTGCTTAAAAAAGCGGGTTATGACAAAGGCGTGAGCATTGAATTAATGATCGCTAACACCTCAGAAGCTACGCAAATTGGTCAGGTCATTCAAGCGATGGCTGGAGAAGCGGGCATTAACGTCAAACTTAAAACCATGGAGTTTGCAACGTCTTTGCAAGTTGAGAATAAAGGCGATTATGAAGCTTACATTTTAGGCTGGAGTGGACGAGTTGATCCAGATGGCAACATTTACTCGTTTTACGGCGAAGGTGCGCCATTGAATGAAAATGGGTTCCACGACAAAGAAGTTCAGGGCCTATTGGATGCAGCTCGCACGGAACAAGACGTAGAAAAACGCAAAGCGGACTATGCCAAAGCAATGAAACGTGTTGCTGAGTTACGCCCTTGGTTATACCTATACCATCCAAAATGGCAGTGGGCGGTATCGTCAGATATTAAACACTTTGCGCCATTCGGTGATGGCATGCCACGTTTACGTGATGTGCAATAA
- a CDS encoding ABC transporter permease — protein MLSFILKRLYTAIPTLLLISLFIFGLQKLIPGDPALILAGEDRSPEALAYIRDMYHLNEPFITQYFYWISNALTGDLGTSMKTSQPVVDLLLSKLPVTIELSLLAMAFALVISIPMSVIAAVKRNSKWDIGASIFALAGQSIPNFWLGFMMILLVSVSWGLLPASGYVSPLESLSQNLETMVMPAFVLGTALAATLFRHSRGAMLEVLSADYIRTARAKGVKRKTIYLKHALRNALIPVVTLATIQFGELLGGAVLTEQVFTIPGLGKLIVDSVYNRDFPVVQGVVMFSALMFILSNILADAAYYLLDPKLRIREVH, from the coding sequence ATGCTTTCGTTCATACTCAAGCGCCTTTATACCGCAATTCCAACCTTGTTGCTGATTTCGTTGTTTATTTTTGGTCTACAAAAATTAATTCCGGGGGATCCTGCACTGATTTTGGCTGGTGAAGACCGCAGTCCTGAAGCTCTCGCATACATACGCGATATGTATCATCTGAATGAACCTTTCATTACTCAGTATTTTTACTGGATCAGTAACGCACTGACTGGGGATTTAGGCACTTCAATGAAAACCAGCCAGCCCGTGGTTGATTTATTGTTGTCCAAATTGCCTGTCACCATTGAACTGAGCCTTTTGGCCATGGCGTTTGCTCTGGTTATCAGTATTCCGATGAGTGTCATTGCGGCGGTCAAACGCAATTCCAAATGGGATATTGGCGCGAGTATTTTTGCGTTAGCGGGACAGTCCATCCCTAACTTCTGGCTAGGTTTTATGATGATTCTTTTGGTGTCAGTCAGTTGGGGATTGTTACCCGCTTCTGGTTATGTGAGTCCGCTTGAGAGTTTGTCACAGAACCTTGAAACCATGGTCATGCCAGCCTTTGTGCTAGGAACCGCGTTAGCGGCAACGCTCTTTCGCCATTCGAGAGGGGCGATGTTAGAAGTGCTTTCAGCTGATTATATTCGTACTGCACGAGCAAAAGGCGTAAAGCGTAAAACGATTTACTTAAAGCATGCATTACGTAACGCACTGATTCCGGTTGTGACACTCGCAACGATTCAGTTTGGTGAACTTTTGGGCGGCGCAGTGCTCACCGAACAGGTATTTACCATTCCTGGCTTGGGTAAATTGATTGTTGATTCGGTCTACAACCGCGATTTCCCTGTCGTCCAAGGTGTGGTGATGTTTTCCGCTCTCATGTTTATCTTAAGTAATATTTTGGCCGATGCGGCGTATTACTTATTAGATCCTAAGTTACGAATTCGGGAGGTTCACTAA
- a CDS encoding ABC transporter permease, with product MTTAVVTTRPTPTFWSKLATNRSWMKFRANPVGWIGLIVIVAFVVMAICAPWLAHFEPTKTNWMAVRQAPSATYWLGTDEIGRDIYSRLLFGARASLMAGFFSVFIALIIGVPLGMIAGYCGGKVDSVISRCTEAIMAMPSLILAIALAAALGASLTNAMLAIGIANVPLFIRLTRGQVMTVKYLEYVEAAFSVGTSHLGILVKYILPNILAPLFIQVTLSLASAIIAESSLSFLGLGQQPPAASWGSMLNAAKGFLTQAPWMAIWPGMAIFVVVLAFNLFGDALRDALDPK from the coding sequence ATGACTACGGCTGTAGTGACTACCAGACCAACCCCAACATTTTGGTCAAAACTGGCTACCAATCGTTCATGGATGAAGTTTCGTGCGAACCCCGTGGGCTGGATAGGGCTCATTGTGATTGTGGCCTTTGTGGTGATGGCGATTTGTGCGCCATGGCTTGCGCATTTTGAGCCAACGAAAACCAACTGGATGGCGGTTCGCCAAGCCCCATCGGCAACCTATTGGTTAGGCACTGATGAGATAGGGCGTGATATTTATAGTCGCTTACTCTTTGGTGCCAGAGCTTCGTTAATGGCTGGATTTTTCTCGGTCTTTATTGCGTTAATTATTGGTGTGCCACTGGGTATGATTGCCGGTTATTGTGGCGGTAAAGTCGACAGCGTAATTTCTCGCTGCACCGAAGCCATCATGGCGATGCCATCGTTAATTCTGGCTATCGCATTAGCAGCAGCGTTAGGCGCTAGTTTAACTAATGCTATGTTGGCGATCGGTATTGCGAACGTGCCGTTATTTATCCGTTTAACTCGCGGCCAAGTCATGACGGTCAAATACTTGGAATATGTAGAAGCCGCTTTCTCTGTGGGCACGTCTCACTTAGGTATCTTAGTGAAATACATTTTGCCTAACATACTCGCACCACTCTTTATTCAGGTCACTTTGTCTTTGGCAAGCGCCATTATTGCAGAGTCGAGCCTATCGTTTCTTGGATTAGGTCAGCAGCCGCCAGCGGCCAGCTGGGGCAGCATGTTAAATGCTGCAAAGGGTTTTCTTACTCAAGCTCCATGGATGGCTATTTGGCCGGGAATGGCAATCTTTGTCGTTGTACTGGCATTCAATTTATTTGGTGACGCGTTGCGTGATGCGCTCGATCCAAAGTAG